GTTTTACCTTCATTTTTTACATGGGGTCAATTACTGCTAAACTATGAGTCTTTTGGATAAGatcatcatattatatataaatatactatGTATCTAATTTTGTTCAGCTACATTTTCTTCTTTCGTTTTTAACAAAGGTTACAAGCATCACCGGAGTGAACCAAGACATAGCCTAGTGGTTTCCTACCTTGCTTATGTTTGAGAGATCTCGAGTTTAAAATCTCTCAAgcacaatgcaaaaaaataaaaatgtgctTGTCGCCaatttatcaaaaagaaaaaaaagattgcCAAGGGtggttttttttcaattattttctagattattctttaaaaaaaacaagaaaataataataataataataataataataatagcagctgtgatatcaaattaaaataacaattagaTGAGACAAAGCTCAAAAAGCTAAAACCACTATTTTAATCACAAATATCGTTTGCTCATCTTATAACTAGGATTGGCATTCAATGAGGGATCCGCCAGGACATTAAAAACTCTGTAAAGTCAAGCCTCTAGTCTTGTTGATATTTACTAAATTGTATAACATAATTAATTGAAGACCGTCGTATAATAGataagtttataatttttttattatcataaacTAATAGCTATATAATTAGTTGAGCCACAGTGTTCTTAGCTCTCAAGTTAATAACTGTGTTTTTAGCTGGGGGATCCAAATGCGAAGGAAGACAAGTTTCTAtatacttttctttttaaacgTGTTTAAAAGGAAAACCAGTGCTGCACATCAAAGTCAAGGAGAGAAAATTCTTCAGGATAACACATAATTCATTGGTAGAATCCATtggtttttattgattatatgtAGATAACAAATCAAAGTCTTTAATTTCCCCAAGAAGTCTTCTCATCATCTGTTCTCTTCTCTTTGCAGCCCTTTTCCATCTATCATGGCTTCTGCAACTTTGTCCACCCTTGCAGGATCTCTTCTTTCACCGTTGCGTGACATAAGTTTGGAAAAACTGATCCATTATTTATGGGACTAtctatcatcatcaccatcaccttACTCTTCTGATGAAGCAGAGAAACAGCAGCAACTGATGGATTCATTGGAAGCCTTAGAAGACGCCAAGTTGAATGTTAAGTCGATGCAAAGTAGAATCATGAAAttgtttgaaaaacataagCAAAACGAGAGGGTGGTGGGTTTGCACAACAAACTCAAAGATGCTGGTTATGACATACAAGATTTGGAATCGGATATGAAGTACATGCAGCTGGAGAAGAAGGTGGCGGAGATCAACAaggctgaagaagaagaagaagaagaagaagaagaagctgatACTACTACCCAATCCATGAGTAGAGGACTAAAGCGCTTGCTTCAGTTTTCTCCCCAGTCAAGTGAGAAAAAACGTCGCCTTTTGAGGTCCTCGCAATCGATGTGTCCATCAACAggtttatgttttttatgtttatccTTTCGTTTTGGATTGGTTTTTATGAATAGTCTTTTGTTAGTTAGTTTGTTTTTGcatcatggatatatatatatatatataggcaattTTAGTTTACTGAAGCTtgagaaatttaattaattattgtgcAGATGATGACATTGTGAGAAAGGTTACtcttattataaaacaaataaatagcaTTGAATCAAAGTTGAAAGAtgaaatcaagttggaagaatGGTTTGACCAGATTGCCTTGAATGGAGTTTATAATCCGCGGGAACAACTTCACTTTCACCCAAAACAAACGTGTCACCACATCATCAAGGACTGGTAGGGAGATATATGGTCGGGATGATGAAATTCAACTATTGATTGAGTTTCTCAAAGGGCCAAATGTTAATGATAGTATTTCTGTTGCACCAATAGTTGGGATGGGTGGTATTGGTAAGACTACTATGGCTCAGTTTGTCTTCAACAATAGAGAAATTGAAAATCATTTCGACAGTAAAGTGTGGTTATGTGTATCAGATCATTTTGATAGATTCAGAATCACCAAAGAAATGATAGACATCATCAGCCCAACTGTTCAATGTTGCAGCACCACTAGTTTGGATTCTCTTGAGAGAGAACTCCAAAGACATTTAATAGAGAAGAAATTCTTACTGGTGTTGGATGATGTTTGGACTGATGAATGGCAACAACTCCTTACCCCTCTTGAATCTGCACAAGCACAAGCTATTAAAATCATTATGACTTGTAGAGATCCTACGGTATTAAGAAGCATAGACAAAGGAAATCAAATTATTTTAGAAGGTTTGTGTGATCAAGACTATTGGTCATTTTTTGTAAATTGTGCCTTTGCCGAAAAGAATCTTGACAATTATTCAAAGGAACTACATAATATAGGAAAGTGCATTATGAACAAGTTGAAAGGATCGCCATTAGCAGCGAAGACCGTGGGAAAACTTCTGGGAAGTAGTCTAACAGAGAAGCATTGGAATGATATATTGGAAAGTGATTTGTGGAAATTAGAAAATAGTGCACATGATATTATGCCTGCCCTTGCATTGAGTTACTATCATTTACCTCAGCATCTTCAGCAATGCTTTATCTTTTGTTCGGTGTTTCCTAAAAAACATTTGTATTTTATGGACGACTTGGTTTGCATGTGGATAGCGAATGGGTATATCTATGAAAGCGAAAGTAGTCCAAAGACAATGAATGATATAGGAAAAATGTATTGTCATGAACTGCAAGCAATGTGTTTCTTCGATGCAGATTCTTCTACATGGTTCAGAATGCATGACTTAATGCATGATTTGGCCCAATTAGTTTCTCATGGGGAGATTTGTATTTATAAGAGTGGAAAAGATAAAATGATCTCAAAAAATGCTCGTCATTTATATGCACAAGGTTTGGTTAATCTTGGGTTAATATGCAAAACAAATAACTTACGCACACTTGTGTTAGAGAGTGCTTCTGACATGTCCACCTTCCTCAACCATGAAGCATTTAAGAGAATCAGAGTGCTAGTCGTCCTTGATGCTAATATGGAAGAATTCCCacatgttatttttcatttaaaacactTGCAATATTTGGATTTGAAGGAAACTAGCATCAAATCGATTCCAGAATCACTATGCAAGCTTTATCAGTTGAGAGTGTTGAAATTGCTGCCTCCACATACCCTACCAAGTCTATTTCATAATCTCATAAACCTTCAAAGTTGGGGCATGTCCGGTTATAGGTTATTTGATGATGAAAGGGCGCCAGTATTTCATGTGAAAAAAGAAAGAGGCTACATGATTGCACAACTGAAGAATATGACTGAACTAACAGGAACACTTTCAATTGCAGGTTTGGAGAATATTGACAATATGAAAGAAGCAATGAAAGCCAAATTGAAGGAAAAACATCATATCAACAACTTGCGTTTATACTGGAAGGATAAAATGGATGGCTGCAAGCATGATATACAGGAAGAAGTACTTGAAGGCCTTCAACCTCATCCTAACTTAGAAGAATTAGAGATTGAAGGGTACATGGGTTCCAAAACGCCAAGCTGGCTTATGACACTCACATTACAGAAATTACGAGAACTATACTTAATTAAATGCATAAACTGGGCATGTTTACCTGCAGCACTTGGGTTGTTACCTTCCCTTGAGAAACTACACTTCTACTACATGGAGAACATTACAGTTGAGTGTGATGATTCCGTAACTGAGATGTTTCCATCCTTGCAGTATCTTGAATTATACAAAACAACAATATCATTCAAGGGCAAGttaatatcatcatcatctctaaCAACACCAGGGCATTACAAGTTGTTTCCTCGTCTTCAGTACCTCAATGTGACAGAATGTGATGCAGTGAATGGATTAAATTGGCCCATATATTCAGCATTGGAGCGGTTATGCATAAGAAACTGTCCAGGCCTCGATGACCAATTGCCAGGATGCCTTTATGGCCTCTCTTCGCTAACTACATTGGATCTGACAGGGACAAAGATTAAAACTTTCCCTGCAGAGGTGATGGCCACACTACATGCTCTTGAGCAATTATGTCTTGCTGATTGTAATGAGCTTTTATCATTGGAAGGTTTGCaagccctcccctccttaagaaAATTGTTTGTTTCTCAATGCCCCCAATTCGGATCCTGGTGCTTGGAGGAGATGACAGGGCTAGATGAAATAGCTATAGTGTCTTGCCAAGATCTTGAATCTCTGCCCGCTTGGTTGCATCGTCCTCCTTTATTGAAGCAATTGAGTATATATTAAAAGTTGCCTAAAGTTCCATTCACTGCCAAAATATGACCTCCCTCACTTAAAACATTGGAAATCATAGAATGTAACCCAAGCTTAAAGGTTTGGTGCTGACAACAATGGTGCCTAAAATGGCTAATGATTCAGGATATCCCTAAACTAGAAATTGTATGTCTAAACTTTTTGAAAGGTATGTACAAATCCATGCCTTTGTTAGTCACTATGTGTTCTCATTTGAATATTCATAGTAtttatcttcattttcatttgaCTAATCAAATGCTATATAAGGAAAACAATCAGGCTAtctttaaattaattgtaaCTAATGATGGTAGGATATATGAAAAAACTCTCACAAATTTCTCCATGACACTGATAATGCAAGTTAACCAtcaataatgttttttattatatttatgacaTGATGTTATGgcttggattattttttttttaatttgttagaaCACATCttaatatttgattatattaGCTTACTCAGTTCTTTTAATATGCCTTTAAATTGATTGATTCTCACACCACCACATGCATAAGTTTTGTCATTGTCTCAAAGCACTTCAGCTAAGAATATTAAAGCCAAGGGATGAATAGTCACTACCTAGAAAAGAGTTATTGAGGCGGTTTTCAAAACCTAtaaaggtggttataaccgcctcttcGTATAAAACAGGCTCTAGAATTTAGAGCCGGTTTATAACAACCATTGACTAAACTTTAATTACGGAGGCGGTTATCTATTTGCTTATTTAGAGGCGGTTGTCTATTTACTAATTTAGAGGTGGTTCTACATTAGcaatgttaaatatatataggcaGTTATAACCGTCTCTACCTTACCGATTCTTAAAAAGAATTGTTTCTATGCACAACTTTAAAGTacaccaataaaaaaaaccatcctATAGCTCCCTAATCTTCATACCTCTTCATCCTTGAACCAAGAGTTctcctaaaaatttttgaaattgcatatttgcccctgaataaaagttaattgcatacatacccttgaataatatacataattgcgtatatacccttggggttcaaattagttgaaaacccatccattaacaaacaacaaatatataaaattaccattataccattgcatatatacccttgaaaagttttttttttaagttgtacaagggttattttggactttttgtatatcttaatccaagttataaccatagttaatcaagtttgattaccgAAATCTAACAGTAGGGGCATATCCgcaattatctatatttttcaggggtatatatataattatgttttttctgagggtaaatatgcaattatagatcTTTTGaagggtttataaccaattctcccaataaataaatataatcaactAAGGAACTACAATTAGAATTAGAATTAAAGTCAAATAAAGAACCATTAAATGTTGAAGCATGAAATCTTAATATGCATAGTCTTAAACATTCTCTCTCTTCTCAAAATAAGGAAATAACAAATGTTAATGATCAAACATAAACATGAACATACACCAACACATCATGTTTATGATCAAGCATACAATCATAAAATCCCTTGAAATTATCATCAATTTAGTCACATAAACATACACCAACATAGCATGATCACAAAATCATGGAGCATGAGCACAAAATTTAAAAGTCACAACAAATTTAATAGCCAAATTAGCAACAACAAACCTCTTCTTCCTCGGGATTGATTAACTCATGCACCAAGAATATTCCTGGAATAGCTAGTTCTAATGCCAACAAAAATACTGAAAGTGAATCATTATCCTGAACCTAAAAAGAGATACATGTATTTACCtaacaacccaaaaaaaaagattttatggtgaaaaaataaattacaaagaaAGGGGATGAGTAAATTGTCATGGGCCCTTAAAACATggggaagaagtaccatctccACCTACTGAAAATCAACAAAGGGTGTATATTCATTGATCACATAAGGGCTATGAGGATCATATAAAGGAGTCAGTTTAAAATCATTCTATAGTTGACTCAGACTCCTTCAGAAGTAATATTCTGCCATCAACCTTATGTTTCTTTATTTGGAAAACAAACACTTTGATACTACAATCCAACCTAATGCATCATGAGATAATAAACGAAGTTAGCTCTGAGATTACCAAGTGATGTTCTAAAACTATCCATATAAGAAGGATTGGGTGATACCTTAGCGTGTAGCTTAGGGAGAGAGAGAAACATATGCGAAGAGTAAAACTGTGGAGTTGAGGACAAAGCTTTCTATTGTGGGCTTGATAGGTAGATTGGGCAgtagtggtatcagagaagcAAATGATGACACAAGCGCCAGTGTCATCCGTGGCATGTACTCCGGTTACTCGACCAAATGCGCTGAAGACCGAGGAGATGGTATCCAAGGATGGTCTTTGATGTGACCAAAAACATCATAATAACCCAAGACTGTCCACCTAATTGTGGATACTTCACTAAAAGGATGAAGAGATCTACTACCTGAAATAATGCATAAAATGTTCACAATTACAAATATTTCATTCTTGATTTGTTGTCTTGGTGCTAGAATTTTGTTAGTGAAATTCATTTCAGTTTATATGTATGCAAGTGAAGCACCAtccaaacattaaaaacacTCATTCAGTCAGTGAGGTAATTGGGACTTACATATGAGCAGCTTCACATCCCACTTGCTTGAATACAATAGCTACAAAGAGCAAAAGATACCCAAAATCCAAAGTCCAGTTCACAATCTAGCATCCACAATACAAACCAAAATTGCTCTATATATGGCAAGAATACTTCTggaattatcaaaataatttttaataaggAGCAGTAACTACTCTGAAATATCACGTTTCACATTCCTTAAGAAGAATTATGTTTCTTCTTAATCAAAGCAACATATATTCATGGAACATGCAAGACTATAATATGAACAAAGATAACACGTATATTTTCTCATTACAACAGTATACTACTGGCTGTCAAAGTTATGCAAGAC
This portion of the Dioscorea cayenensis subsp. rotundata cultivar TDr96_F1 chromosome 3, TDr96_F1_v2_PseudoChromosome.rev07_lg8_w22 25.fasta, whole genome shotgun sequence genome encodes:
- the LOC120250132 gene encoding putative disease resistance protein RGA4, coding for MEFIIRGNNFTFTQNKRVTTSSRTGREIYGRDDEIQLLIEFLKGPNVNDSISVAPIVGMGGIGKTTMAQFVFNNREIENHFDSKVWLCVSDHFDRFRITKEMIDIISPTVQCCSTTSLDSLERELQRHLIEKKFLLVLDDVWTDEWQQLLTPLESAQAQAIKIIMTCRDPTVLRSIDKGNQIILEGLCDQDYWSFFVNCAFAEKNLDNYSKELHNIGKCIMNKLKGSPLAAKTVGKLLGSSLTEKHWNDILESDLWKLENSAHDIMPALALSYYHLPQHLQQCFIFCSVFPKKHLYFMDDLVCMWIANGYIYESESSPKTMNDIGKMYCHELQAMCFFDADSSTWFRMHDLMHDLAQLVSHGEICIYKSGKDKMISKNARHLYAQGLVNLGLICKTNNLRTLVLESASDMSTFLNHEAFKRIRVLVVLDANMEEFPHVIFHLKHLQYLDLKETSIKSIPESLCKLYQLRVLKLLPPHTLPSLFHNLINLQSWGMSGYRLFDDERAPVFHVKKERGYMIAQLKNMTELTGTLSIAGLENIDNMKEAMKAKLKEKHHINNLRLYWKDKMDGCKHDIQEEVLEGLQPHPNLEELEIEGYMGSKTPSWLMTLTLQKLRELYLIKCINWACLPAALGLLPSLEKLHFYYMENITVECDDSVTEMFPSLQYLELYKTTISFKGKLISSSSLTTPGHYKLFPRLQYLNVTECDAVNGLNWPIYSALERLCIRNCPGLDDQLPGCLYGLSSLTTLDLTGTKIKTFPAEVMATLHALEQLCLADCNELLSLEGLQALPSLRKLFVSQCPQFGSWCLEEMTGLDEIAIVSCQDLESLPAWLHRPPLLDPPASANFLKLEHKLICKLLNSDSDFLLPICFSPLAMASGGQPPPPPKKSWSQIAASLTQTIDNSPLHNEQLLNKLKAATSNSLEWTTMQSIEADEISRMLYMASYSGKISPFESGVKSTLLHMWKHFGEILISDLPNGFLR